A genomic segment from Pararge aegeria chromosome 15, ilParAegt1.1, whole genome shotgun sequence encodes:
- the LOC120630066 gene encoding uncharacterized protein LOC120630066 has product MYPGVEHFNSNIKWKFDDSPCMEDDNISNLEHNLDRIRSLSQEKSFSGYGLKENDNLLEVEVNDIVEDDSDDGKDYNMSVHDNFDDKSEYGLAHKFSRNSSVSNRELDVIKESSRSSSDTEVTLTR; this is encoded by the coding sequence ATGTACCCCGGAGTGGaacattttaattcaaatataaaatggaaatttgATGACTCACCATGCATGGAAGATGATAATATATCAAATTTGGAGCATAATCTCGACCGGATTCGCAGTTTGAGCCAGGAAAAAAGTTTTAGTGGTTATGGCTTAAAGGAAAATGACAATTTATTAGAAGTGGAAGTAAATGATATAGTTGAAGATGATTCAGACGATGGTAAAGATTATAATATGAGTGTTCATGATAATTTCGATGATAAAAGTGAATATGGGTTAGCACATAAATTTTCTCGAAATTCCTCAGTTTCTAATAGGGAACTTGATGTTATAAAAGAGAGCTCTAGAAGCTCAAGTGATACTGAAGTGACATTGACGCGATGA
- the LOC120630065 gene encoding trace amine-associated receptor 6 — protein MFESTKGALLVAPSLSNSSCWPNGKGWPTTFPATEDILKAFFIFAVSMAIVFSNLVLICVLNNRRYIKYIDNQPRYLLTSLALNDLFTGILIAPVALLPALYKCWPYGEIFCQIQALLRGAVSQQSAVILVCMAIDRYLYLLHPNTYHKHSSKKGCVLVISTTWILSVSLFATMVLPRSGYYFNSTGLMACDVFHSRIAFRILACCAYYFPTTMALMYCYGSGFHVSKTRSKCTTDTRSNGIPISCAKNIRGEQAAIQMQTPVRPHSVSTSRTMAAMSLGFIVMVTPATIQEVVAACTGCKVPPTLDFLVTWLALSDSFWNPFLYWLLNSHFRRISNELIQYYICCRRSKSFQSYEKPAGCCGSSITSEGLHSKGEFEGLGEKYWGEILERTVSSNSLHAIQKCHRDPMRCTGSFKGYHSGTCKHNTRFFDGYGLSDYRQLDRSAFQIEPCSRQCRMKTSDFCLFRQGPGLECGRSRSNLSLNEGNFNKICNGRHPEL, from the exons ATGTTCGAATCGACTAAAGGCGCATTGCTGGTAGCGCCCTCTCTCTCAAACAGCTCCTGTTGGCCAAACGGAAAAGGCTGGCCTACAACCTTCCCAGCAACTGAGGATATACTGAAAGCTTTTTTCATATTCGCCGTATCTATGGCCATTGTTTTTAGCAATCTTGTACTCATTTGCGTCTTGAATAATCGGAGGTACATCAAGTATATTGATAACCAG cCAAGATACCTTCTGACCTCATTGGCGCTAAACGATCTATTTACGGGGATCCTAATTGCGCCCGTAGCCCTTTTACCCGCGCTTTACAAGTGCTGGCCTTACGGGGAAATATTTTGTCAGATTCAG GCACTTCTGAGAGGAGCAGTCAGTCAACAGAGTGctgttattttagtttgtatggcgatagatagatatttatatttactacatCCAAATACTTATCATAAACATTCCAGTAAAAAg GGCTGCGTATTAGTTATAAGTACAACTTGGATTTTATCAGTATCTCTTTTTGCTACTATGGTTTTGCCACGGTCTGGTTACTATTTTAACTCAACGGGTTTGATGGCCTGCGACGTGTTTCACAGTAGAATCGCTTTCAG AATCCTGGCTTGCTGCGCTTACTATTTCCCAACAACAATGGCTCTGATGTATTGCTATGGATCTGGATTCCACGTCAGCAAAACAAGAAGTAAATGCACCACGGATACAAGATCCAATGGAATCCCCATATCGTGCGCTAAAAATATTCGTGGTGAACAGGCAGCAATA CAAATGCAGACACCAGTGCGACCGCATAGTGTGAGCACGTCACGTACAATGGCTGCAATGTCTCTAGGATTTATTGTAATGGTAACTCCAGCTACTATTCAAGAAGTGGTTGCAGCTTGCACGGGATGTAAG GTACCCCCAACATTGGATTTTCTTGTTACGTGGTTAGCTCTAAGTGATAGTTTCTGGAACCCTTTCCTATATTGGTTGTTAAACAGTCACTTCAGAAGAATAAGTAATGAGCTCATTCAATATTAT ATATGCTGTCGGAGATCGAAATCATTTCAAAGCTACGAAAAACCTGCGGGTTGTTGTGGGTCTTCAATTACGTCAGAAGGTTTACATTCAAAGGGTGAATTCGAAGGGCTTGGTGAGAAATATTGGGGTGAAATTTTAGAACGAACTGTCTCTTCAAATTCACTCCACGCAATTCAAAAATGCCACAGGGATCCAATGCGATGTACAGGCTCTTTTAAAGGGTATCATAGCGGTACTTGCAAACATAATACAAGATTTTTCGATGGATATGGTCTATCGGATTACAGACAGTTAGACAGGTCTGCATTCCAGATTGAACCATGCTCAAGACAATGCAGGATGAAGACATCAGATTTCTGCCTGTTTAGGCAAGGTCCCGGCCTCGAATGTGGTCGATCTCGATCCAATCTTAGTTTAAATGAAGGGAACTTCAACAAAATTTGTAACGGCAGGCATCCGGAGTTGTGA